A window of Nomascus leucogenys isolate Asia chromosome X, Asia_NLE_v1, whole genome shotgun sequence contains these coding sequences:
- the TRPC5OS gene encoding putative uncharacterized protein TRPC5OS — protein MDSVSFPVLIDGLVACVAQLIRIADELLQFIIQVQEAPYVEENGRAEETEADAPLPEEPSLPDLPDLSDLDSILTPREDEDLMFDIDQAMLDMDNLYEDTVSGINDDLTSD, from the coding sequence ATGGATTCTGTGTCATTTCCTGTACTCATTGATGGACTTGTTGCTTGTGTAGCCCAGTTAATAagaatagctgatgagcttttaCAATTCATTATACAAGTACAAGAAGCTCCTTATGTAGAAGAAAATGGTAGAGCAGAAGAGACTGAAGCAGATGCACCTCTTCCCGAGGAGCCTTCACTACCAGATCTCCCTGATCTCTCAGACTTAGACTCAATACTTACACCAAGAGAGGATGAAGACCTAATGTTTGATATAGATCAGGCTATGTTAGACATGGATAACTTATATGAAGATACAGTCTCTGGTATAAATGATGACTTAACAAGTGACTAA